One window from the genome of Megalobrama amblycephala isolate DHTTF-2021 linkage group LG4, ASM1881202v1, whole genome shotgun sequence encodes:
- the si:dkey-174n20.1 gene encoding retinol dehydrogenase 11, with the protein MYLLYTIISALLCFLTLKWMKRRRYCMDVKRLDGKTVLITGGNSGIGKETAVALALRGARVIIACRDEERARKAVKEIKARSHSLNVLHMEVDLANMRSIREFCKTFLQKEKRLDILINNAGMPSVLDWTDDNFSMCFGVNHLGHFLLTNLLLLRLKESSPSRVINLTCSSYKYQKLDFKDLNYNLFPFFTYCRSKLANIYFTQELARMMEGKGVTAYAVHPGYVQSSWTCHYSFLYRILAQVVMFMFFISCEAGAQTVVYCAVSDEVLPHSGGYFADCRPAPLRAFARDSGVAKKLWEASERLVKLA; encoded by the exons ATGTATCTGTTATACACTATAATATCCGCACTTTTGTGCTTTTTGACATTAAAATGGATGAAACGGAGGAGGTATTGCATGGACGTGAAGAGGTTAGATGGTAAAACGGTTCTTATAACAG GAGGAAACTCTGGTATTGGGAAGGAGACGGCTGTGGCACTGGCTTTGCGAGGTGCTCGTGTGATCATCGCCTGCAGGGATGAGGAGAGAGCGAGAAAGGCTGTTAAGGAGATCAAAGCCAGGAGCCACAGTTTAAATGTGCTACATATGGAGGTCGACCTGGCCAACATGAGGTCAATACGAGAGTTCTGCAAAACCTTCTTACAAAAGGAAAAGCGGCTGGATATTTTGATCAATAATGCAG GTATGCCCAGCGTTCtcgactggactgatgacaatTTTTCCATGTGCTTTGGCGTGAACCACCTGGGCCATTTCTTACTGACGAACCTTCTTCTCCTGCGGCTGAAAGAGAGCTCCCCAAGCAGGGTGATCAATCTCACCTGCTCCAGCTACAAGTACCAGAAGCTGGACTTCAAAGATCTTAACTACAACCTGTTCCCGTTCTTCACTTACTGCCGCAGCAAGCTGGCCAACATTTACTTCACACAGGAGCTAGCTCGCATGATGGAGGGGAAAGGAGTGACTGCATATGCCGTTCACCCTG GTTACGTTCAGAGTAGCTGGACCTGTCATTACTCGTTTCTGTACCGGATCCTTGCACAGGTGGtgatgttcatgtttttcattTCGTGTGAGGCTGGGGCGCAGACGGTGGTCTATTGTGCTGTATCAGACGAGGTGCTCCCGCACAGCGGAGGATATTTCGCTGACTGTCGGCCGGCTCCTCTGCGAGCCTTCGCTAGAGATTCTGGAGTAGCAAAAAAACTATGGGAGGCCAGTGAGAGACTAGTTAAGCTGGCCTga